Within bacterium, the genomic segment CAACGACGCCGATCTTTGATCGCTTACCCCCAATCTACCTGACAGAACCACCCATTGTCGGCTGTTGAGATCCGGCAGTCGGGGAATCTGGGTGCTCTCGAACGGACGCGGGCAGCCGGGCAAGCCCGTGCGCCTTCGCGTAGGCCCGGGCCGTCTTCCCTACACCACGCAGGCCTCGTGGTGGCTGAAGCCAGAAGCGAGCGCGCTGCGCCAGTCTCGGGCGAGCGCCCTCCCGGACCGTCCCCGCCATCTCAGACCCTCCTCGCAGGGGAGCGTCGGCGAGGACGGCCCGCCGGCAAGACATGGGAATCCTTGGACCAATCGCTTCTCATCGGACGTAGCCAAGAACGCAGCCAAGAATCCCTATGCCCGATGCCGAGACCTAACAAACGAGAGACCCGCTAACCCAAGAAGTAGGAGCACTGCTGAAGAGGGTTCGGGGACCAAAACACCCCCCGAAAATGCCGTCAGTCTACCTAAGGCTCTGCCTCCATCATGAAAGTGCCAATCTATCGACGTCCCACACCCCACGCAGAATGCTGTATCAATGGGAGTGCTCAGTGAGTCTGATAGAGAGTAGAATGCGCCAGGCTCTTGATTCCAAGTGAGCACGTCTGGGAGGTTGATTCCAAGGAAATAGAGACCTGTAGGGTCGAAATACAGATCGAAGACCAGGAACTGCCCGTCGTTGGAGATATTTCCTTCGTCGACTACCAATGATCGGGGATCAAACGAACCTTGATTGGTGGTGGATGCAGTTAGCGAAAACTGAGTTATGGCATTTATGAAGGATACAGGACCGGCATATTCGGAATCTAGTGTCGAGTCTTCAATCGTCATGTTGAAAAGGAAGATGTCGCCCACAACGATGTCTAGCGGGGTTGAAAAGCCACCAACATCGTCTATGGAAAACGATCCGGAAAAGTTGAGTGGTGTCGCGTGAGCTTGGCTGATGGCAAGGGCAAAAGCAACGCTCATGGCTAATACAAGAAGTCTCATTTGGATATTCCCTCTTCGGTTGTCGGCATCGCGAGAATGCGATGTCCGAGTTATGAGGGAGAAGCTACCGGGCGAGTGTTAGCGAACCCTGTGGCCTGATGAACGAGTGCCTAAAGGAAGCATTAACGTTTGATGAGGACGCCGAAAGCAGGGATTCAGGATTCGATCTTGTAGCCGAACCCACGAACGGTGTAGATCAACCGTTCATCCTTGCCGTCGCCCAGCTTCTTGCGGAGCTGGCTCATGTAGACCTCGACGACGTTGGTCAGCGGATCGCTGCTGTAGCCCCACAGCAGATAGGAAGTACGGAGCCCCAATCTACCTAATAAGACCGCCCATTATCGGCCGGCAGAGATTCGGGGGACGGGGAATCCGGGTGCTCTCGAACGGGTGCGTGCAACCGGGCCCCTACAAGGGCCCCTCAGAGCGGCGGGAGAACGAGCCTCGACCGCTCGGGATCCGGAGGTGAGCAGGGGATCGCTATCGAACTGGATCGGCCGCGTGATCGACTTGTTGGAACCGATCTACGAAGCGCAGCTCTGCTCGATCCTCTCGGGTCAGGTGGTAGCGATGAACGAGACGCCGATCCGGGCGGGTCGCAAGGCCAAGGCCAAGGCCAAGGGCAAGATGCGAACGGCGTACTTCTGGCCGGTGTACGGCGAG encodes:
- a CDS encoding PEP-CTERM sorting domain-containing protein (PEP-CTERM proteins occur, often in large numbers, in the proteomes of bacteria that also encode an exosortase, a predicted intramembrane cysteine proteinase. The presence of a PEP-CTERM domain at a protein's C-terminus predicts cleavage within the sorting domain, followed by covalent anchoring to some some component of the (usually Gram-negative) cell surface. Many PEP-CTERM proteins exhibit an unusual sequence composition that includes large numbers of potential glycosylation sites. Expression of one such protein has been shown restore the ability of a bacterium to form floc, a type of biofilm.) is translated as MRLLVLAMSVAFALAISQAHATPLNFSGSFSIDDVGGFSTPLDIVVGDIFLFNMTIEDSTLDSEYAGPVSFINAITQFSLTASTTNQGSFDPRSLVVDEGNISNDGQFLVFDLYFDPTGLYFLGINLPDVLTWNQEPGAFYSLSDSLSTPIDTAFCVGCGTSIDWHFHDGGRALGRLTAFSGGVLVPEPSSAVLLLLGLAGLSFVRSRHRA
- a CDS encoding winged helix-turn-helix transcriptional regulator — its product is MGLRTSYLLWGYSSDPLTNVVEVYMSQLRKKLGDGKDERLIYTVRGFGYKIES